In Carassius carassius chromosome 5, fCarCar2.1, whole genome shotgun sequence, one genomic interval encodes:
- the LOC132140800 gene encoding anaphase-promoting complex subunit 2-like, which translates to MNEPQLMPRGLSATWDTVTSALVSPVPPNASTGKVLSEALALLGVHGLGQYVEGWLLETIQVRLTTSVAPDFWTGLKQPEGESQERDRAKALIEAFQNLLQELQPFLDGLERLGSWQDEGRGGLSGPGARGLTERAFSVIRAILLFSPPPVLQERVLEFYSRTFSVHMSQAGEAVEAEEGHDEGGLCPGCAVLPHLCWCQEALEQLQGLSHILSTLQLLERVSSEAVTSILHQLIEKRMELRCRGEYESSFLTDFNDWLGQVLGWLSRVFASKVQEVGSDATPTDGTGGQLTNALLQRWHCHMQQFFCRIYVNMRIEELFSIIRDFPESIPAIEDLKFCLERTNQRQQLLASLKSAFETRLLHPGVHTSDIITVYISAIKALRELDPSMVILQMACQPIRRYLRTREDTVRQIVGSLTGDAEGCTDLANELSRADPVTLETQDSEDEGSDPEDWTPDPTDALTDKTGSKRRSSDIISLLVSIYGSKEIFINEYKTVLADRLLHQLNYSTAKEIRNVELLKLRFGESHMHYCEVMLKDVADSRRINANIREEESRLPIEELSTLPLSSMIISSEFWPQLKEEKMELHAAVSEAMEDYTHRFEKLKAMRTLRWRPHLGSVTLDVELEDRTIANLTVTPIHAAIILHFQDKGTWTLEDLSSVLGVPQEMVRRKLALWQQQGVLREEAGGRYTVQETSSCRERSDRSVMLIDSDEEGDSNTATQSEQKEEKLQLFWAYIQAMLTNLESMTLERIHSMLRMFVAAGSGVTEMDVNDLQAFLQKKVRAHQLIVSTGVYRLPKTTQ; encoded by the exons ATGAACGAACCCCAGTTGATGCCGCGGGGACTTTCTGCAACCTGGGACACAGTGACATCTGCACTG GTGTCTCCTGTGCCACCAAATGCTTCTACTGGTAAGGTTCTCTCTGAAGCCTTGGCCCTGCTGGGTGTACATGGACTAGGTCAGTATGTGGAAGGTTGGCTGCTGGAGACTATCCAGGTGCGTTTGACTACTTCTGTTGCACCAGACTTCTGGACGGGGCTCAAGCAGCCAGAGGGGGAGTCACAGGAGAGGGACAGGGCAAAGGCTTTAATAGAAGCCTTCCAAAACCTTCTCCAAGAGCTGCAACCTTTCCTTG ATGGTCTTGAGAGACTGGGCTCATGGCAGGATGAGGGTCGTGGAGGTCTGTCTGGTCCAGGGGCCCGTGGTCTGACAGAGAGAGCTTTCTCTGTCATTCGTGCCATTCTTCTGTTCTCTCCTCCACCTGTGCTGCAAGAGCGTGTGTTAGAGTTTTACAGCCGCACATTCTCCGTGCACATGAGTCAGGCCGGGGAAGCTGTGGAGGCTGAGGAGGGCCATGATGAAGGTGGTTTGTGCCCAGGCTGTGCCGTCCTCCCTCACCTGTGTTGGTGTCAGGAAGCTCTAGAGCAGCTTCAAGGGCTAAGCCACATACT CTCCACACTACAGCTGTTGGAGCGTGTGAGCTCAGAGGCCGTGACCAGCATCTTGCACCAGCTGATAGAGAAGAGGATGGAGCTGCGATGCAGGGGAGAATACGAAAGCTCTTTTCTCACAGACTTCAATGAT TGGTTGGGGCAGGTTTTGGGATGGCTGAGCAGGGTGTTTGCCAGTAAGGTGCAAGAGGTAGGCAGTGATGCCACACCTACAGATGGCACAGGGGGTCAGCTAACCAATGCTCTCCTCCAGCGCTGGCACTGTCACATGCAGCAGTTCTTCTGCCGTATCTATGTAAACATGAGAATCGAGGAGCTCTTCAGTATCATACGAG ATTTTCCAGAGTCTATTCCTGCCATTGAGGATCTTAAGTTCTGTCTTGAACGGACCAATCAGAGACAGCAGCTTCTTGCCTCCCTTAAATCAGCCTTTGAAACACGACTTCTGCATCCAG GAGTGCACACATCTGACATTATCACTGTATACATCTCTGCCATCAAAGCTCTAAGAGAGCTGGACCCCTCTATGGTGATCTTGCAAATGGCCTGCCAACCCATTCGCAGATATCTCAG AACGCGTGAGGACACTGTGCGTCAAATAGTGGGCAGTCTGACGGGTGATGCAGAGGGTTGTACTGATCTAGCCAATGAGCTCTCTCGAGCTGACCCTGTTACCCTGGAAACACAGGATAGTGAAGATGAGGGGAGTGATCCAGAAGACTGGACCCCAGATCCCACTGATGCTCTCACAG atAAAACTGGCTCTAAACGGCGCTCTTCTGACATCATCAGTCTGCTGGTCAGCATTTATGGAAGTAAAGAGATCTTCATTAATGAGTATAAGACTGTACTGGCTGACCGACTTCTGCATCAGCTCAACTACAGCACAGCCAA AGAGATTCGCAATGTAGAACTGCTGAAACTGAGGTTTGGCGAGTCCCACATGCATTACTGTGAGGTGATGTTAAAG GATGTAGCAGACTCTCGGCGGATCAACGCTAATATTCGTGAGGAAGAGAGTCGTCTTCCTATAGAGGAGCTGTCTACATTACCGCTGTCATCCATGATCATCTCATCTGAGTTCTGGCCCCAGCTGAAGGAGGAGAAGATGGAACTGCATGCGGCCGTCTCTGAAGCCATGGAGGACTACACACACCGCTTTGAAAAACTCAAG GCCATGAGGACTCTGAGGTGGAGGCCTCATCTGGGTTCTGTTACACTGGATGTGGAGCTGGAGGACAGAACCATCGCAAACCTCACAGTGACTCCCATTCATGCTGCAATCATTTTACACTTCCAGGACAAAG GCACATGGACATTGGAGGACCTGAGTAGTGTCCTAGGTGTGCCACAAGAGATGGTGCGCAGGAAGTTGGCACTGTGGCAGCAGCAGGGTGTGCTGCGGGAGGAAGCCGGAGGTCGATATACTGTGCAGGAAACAAGCTCTTGCAGAGAGAGATCCGACAGAAGTGTGATGCTCATAGACAGTGATGAGGAGGGAGACTCCAACACCGCAACACAGTCCGAGCAGAAAGAAGAGAAACTGCAG CTGTTCTGGGCCTACATTCAGGCCATGTTGACTAACCTGGAGAGCATGACTTTGGAGAGGATCCACTCCATGCTGCGAATGTTTGTAGCCGCCGGATCTGGGGTCACTGAGATGGATGTGAATGACCTGCAGGCTTTCCTACAAAAGAAAGTCAGGGCCCACCAGCTTATTGTGTCCACTGGTGTCTACAGGCTGCCCAAGACCACCCAGTAG
- the LOC132140799 gene encoding microtubule nucleation factor SSNA1-like has product MTQQGAALQTYNNELVKCIEELCSKREELNRLIQQEEAEKSRLQHDIRVLTEKLSRVNESLARRLAARADFDRTIAETEAAYMKILESSQTLLSVLKKETGNLNKATEPRSSKDH; this is encoded by the exons ATGACCCAGCAAGGAGCTGCGCTGCAAACCTACAACAATGAGCTTGTCAAGT GTATAGAGGAACTGTGCTCTAAAAGAGAAGAGTTAAACCGGCTGATTCAGCAGGAGGAAGCAGAGAAAAGTCGTCTGCAGCATGATATCCGTGTGCTGACAGAAAAGCTGAGTCGTGTGAACGAGAGCCTGGCACGCCGCCTTGCTGCCCGCGCTGACTTTGACCGCACCATCGCGGAGACAGAGGCAGCATACATGAAG ATTCTAGAAAGCTCTCAGACACTTTTGAGTGTTTTAAAGAAGGAAACAGGGAATCTGAACAAAGCCACTGAACCAAGAAGCAGCAAAGATCATTGA